From Acipenser ruthenus chromosome 2, fAciRut3.2 maternal haplotype, whole genome shotgun sequence, a single genomic window includes:
- the LOC117971244 gene encoding A-kinase anchor protein 2-like isoform X3: MFRYTAPWQVLCLSMEQGIRKSSSKSPEDDSKLKERGLKSVSFLDSVGIISGSKHKMEFEAPFSESQSENHHGCFPTNGQNGLKTRHESLDSDVAKEIQYLDEVLEANCYDLAAENPFNGTSSPEPNTITVDSSGSSVYVSGESSPTNEVIVIGRKQAEATFLEDQDTNQVRPNGHNLIEESNSYMPQRVSGEPTLTTIKKEAKFELRAFQEDKPSKLFDSSLEKTNVRIKKIRPTEEVAELERERRELIRSQAVKKNPGIATKWWNPPQEKAVEEQLEPDQLESHKKYEERKQRKPQAVSVPPTSPKQTSAPFVPPEPMNINKEAIVTEQIDFSAARRQFLMMEPTKQPSAPRRTVAPKLFSAKPFSKAPQPAQMERPVSLITVTGSVPSQGQAMQDNEVTTIRAEKIYYVPDDQDVDEKESLDVSPSIADNGLEEEQVTKTWEEDGDFKCARAVMTILKEEDHDMSYPYPQSVNVSYHPEELDSGLDDLSLRSQDTTVLETLSNDFSMDNVSDSGASNETMNAFLENSMGDFSLPSTPQAMTPVDCKMEGGAKSPSEHSISPLQSTYQGAVLTEEQLEYHAGILVQNVIQQAIAQQSDGRDIKTQQAVEQQPCSPTKHVKVVEQQPTPEEEASRFEQPQVSSSPVQENKDITPKISVERLDLGDSFQHPLVVTSSQPTPTDDRQAFSYFSKYSEAAELRSTAEAVRMHEPEVTAGPFKLRSRKQRTLSMIEEEIRAAQEREDELKKQRQSLSTAPSPTKKSGPGLPTRTVFTGKTAPGKIEKIRPVPPAFPSAEGPLPSPLPDLGGEDAEGNQRPKNYMQTLMEDFETHKTKRREKIDETSYALLLLANDVTSEVLDATRVTRRKSSMALRWEAGIYANQDEDE; encoded by the exons AAATCTTCCTCCAAAAGCCCAGAGGATGACAGTAAATTAAAGGAGAGAGGCTTAAAGAGTGTCAGTTTCCTGGATTCTGTCGGCATAATCTCTGGAAGCAAACACAAAATGGAATTTGAAGCCCCTTTTTCAGAATCCCAGTCGGAGAACCATCATGGCTGCTTTCCTACCAATGGTCAAAATGGCTTGAAAACCAGACACGAGTCACTGGACAGTGATGTCGCCAAGGAGATCCAATATTTGGATGAGGTCCTGGAAGCCAACTGCTATGACTTGGCTGCAGAGAACCCTTTTAATGGAACATCCTCTCCAGAACCAAATACAATCACAGTTGATAGCTCTGGATCATCAGTCTACGTTTCAGGTGAATCTTCGCCTACCAATGAAGTAATAGTGATAGGCAGGAAGCAGGCAGAAGCTACTTTTTTAGAGGACCAGGATACCAACCAAGTGAGACCCAATGGTCACAATTTAATTGAGGAGTCTAATTCCTACATGCCCCAAAGGGTGTCTGGTGAGCCAACCTTAACAACTATCAAGAAAGAGGCCAAGTTTGAGCTGCGGGCTTTCCAGGAGGACAAGCCATCTAAGCTCTTTGATAGTAGTTTAGAAAAGACAAACGTTCGAATAAAGAAGATTCGTCCCACAGAGGAGGTGGCAGAACTGGAACGGGAGCGGAGAGAGCTTATCAGGAGCCAGGCTGTAAAGAAGAATCCGGGTATCGCCACAAAATGGTGGAACCCACCCCAAGAGAAGGCAGTAGAGGAACAGCTAGAGCCTGACCAGCTGGAGTCACATAAAAAGTATGAAGAACGCAAGCAGAGAAAGCCTCAAGCAGTAAGTGTGCCACCAACGTCACCCAAGCAGACATCAGCCCCCTTTGTGCCACCAGAGCCCATGAACATCAACAAGGAAGCCATAGTGACAGAACAGATTGACTTCTCAGCAGCCAGGAGACAGTTTTTAATGATGGAGCCCACTAAGCAGCCTAGCGCTCCAAGGAGAACTGTGGCTCCCAAACTGTTTTCAGCCAAGCCGTTTTCCAAAGCACCCCAGCCGGCCCAAATGGAGAGGCCAGTGAGCTTAATAACAGTGACAGGGTCTGTTCCTAGCCAAGGCCAGGCTATGCAGGACAATGAAGTGACCACAATCAGAGCTGAGAAAATATATTATGTACCAGATGATCAAGACGTAGATGAAAAGGAATCGTTAGATGTTTCACCAAGTATAGCAGATAATGGATTGGAAGAGGAGCAGGTTACCAAAACATGGGAAGAAGACGGAGATTTCAAATGCGCCAGAGCAGTGATGACTATTCTGAAAGAGGAAGATCATGATATGTCATATCCATATCCACAGTCAGTTAATGTCTCCTACCATCCGGAAGAGCTTGACTCTGGCTTGGATGACCTGTCTCTCAGATCACAGGACACCACAGTGTTAGAAACCTTGTCCAATGATTTCAGCATGGATAACGTGAGCGATAGTGGTGCTTCAAATGAGACAATGAATGCCTTCCTGGAGAACTCAATGGGAGATTTCTCTCTGCCATCTACTCCACAAGCCATGACTCCTGTTGACTGCAAAATGGAAGGGGGGGCCAAATCACCAAGTGAGCACAGCATTTCCCCACTCCAGTCCACCTATCAAGGTGCCGTGCTGACAGAGGAGCAGTTGGAGTATCATGCAGGGATTCTGGTACAAAATGTAATTCAGCAAGCCATTGCTCAGCAGAGCGATGGAAGGGACATTAAAACTCAACAAGCCGTGGAACAACAGCCTTGCAGCCCCACTAAACATGTGAAAGTGGTTGAGCAGCAACCTACTCCTGAAGAAGAAGCCTCCAGGTTTGAGCAACCCCAAGTGTCGTCATCTCCAGTGCAGGAAAATAAGGACATTACGCCAAAGATCTCCGTTGAGAGACTAGACCTTGGGGACAGCTTCCAGCACCCCCTGGTGGTAACTTCCAGTCAGCCTACCCCAACAGATGACAGACAGGCGTTCAGCTACTTCAGTAAGTACTCCGAGGCAGCTGAGCTGAGGAGCACAGCCGAGGCCGTGCGAATGCATGAGCCAGAGGTCACCGCTGGGCCTTTCAAGCTCCGCTCTAGGAAGCAAAGAACTCTCTCCATGATCGAGGAGGAGATCCGCGCAGCCCAGGAACGAGAAGATGAGCTGAAGAAACAGCGTCAAAGTCTCAGCACTGCACCAAGCCCTACCAAGAAGAGTGGACCGGGTTTACCCACCAGAACAGTGTTCACCGGGAAGACAGCTCCAG GCAAGATTGAGAAGATTCGCCCTGTACCTCCTGCTTTCCCTTCTGCTGAAGGCCCACTCCCATCCCCACTGCCTGACTTAGGAGGTGAGGATGCTGAGGGCAACCAGCGGCCCAAAAACTACATGCAGACCCTCATGGAAGACTttgaaacacacaaaacaaaacgacgGGAAAAGATTGACGAAACAAGT TACGCCCTTTTATTGCTCGCTAATGACGTTACTTCTGAG GTATTGGATGCGACGAGGGTGACGCGCAGGAAGAGCTCAATGGCACTGCGATGGGAGGCTGGGATCTATGCCAACCAGGATGAGGACGAATAA